In Thalassospira sp. ER-Se-21-Dark, one genomic interval encodes:
- the ilvN gene encoding acetolactate synthase small subunit yields the protein MKETEISKHTISVLVDNESGVLARVIGLFSGRGYNIESLTVAEVDADAHQSRITVVTSGTPMVIEQIKAQLSRLVPVHKVSDLTLAGPSVERELALVKVIATGEKRVESLRIADIFKARAVDATNNSFVYEIIGSPEKIDAFIKLMEPLGLSEISRTGVAAISRGTLTM from the coding sequence GTGAAAGAAACCGAAATTTCGAAACACACCATATCCGTTCTGGTGGATAACGAGTCCGGCGTTCTGGCCCGTGTAATCGGGCTGTTTTCCGGTCGTGGCTATAACATTGAAAGCCTGACCGTTGCCGAAGTCGACGCCGACGCCCACCAGTCGCGCATCACCGTGGTTACCTCGGGCACCCCGATGGTAATCGAACAGATCAAGGCACAGCTTTCGCGTCTTGTCCCGGTGCACAAGGTCAGTGACCTGACCCTTGCCGGGCCAAGTGTCGAGCGCGAGCTTGCCCTGGTCAAAGTGATCGCAACGGGTGAAAAACGTGTGGAATCCCTGCGTATTGCCGACATCTTCAAGGCACGCGCAGTGGATGCGACCAACAATTCCTTCGTGTATGAAATCATCGGCAGCCCTGAAAAAATCGACGCCTTCATCAAATTGATGGAGCCGCTTGGGCTTTCGGAAATTTCGCGTACCGGTGTGGCAGCGATTTCGCGCGGCACACTGACGATGTGA
- the miaA gene encoding tRNA (adenosine(37)-N6)-dimethylallyltransferase MiaA, giving the protein MSAIQASSSFAPVLIVAGPTASGKSALALDLAEAFDGVVINADSMQVYKELRVLSARPDDSEIARAPHRLYGVLSGREACSAGKWREMAMAEIADCHTSGKLPIITGGTGMYLNALTEGIAPIPDIPTRIRDQVTNELEELGHTAFFAKLQAEDPETAANLDGSNTQRLIRAAEVFAHTGRGLASWHTEPVITPPENMKFKKLCYMPPRDILYDRCNRRFDLMIEQGAIDEVKGLLALELPETAPVMKAVGVREIAAYLAGEIDLATAKEKSQRETRRYAKRQLTWFRHQMLAKEIIDAQYSESLAAKMRHDVNQFLLTTPK; this is encoded by the coding sequence ATGTCGGCCATCCAAGCCAGCAGTTCTTTTGCCCCTGTCCTGATCGTCGCTGGCCCGACGGCCAGTGGGAAGTCGGCACTCGCCCTTGATCTGGCAGAGGCCTTTGACGGGGTGGTGATCAATGCTGATAGCATGCAGGTCTATAAGGAACTGCGTGTACTGTCTGCACGCCCTGATGACAGTGAAATCGCACGTGCACCGCATCGGCTGTATGGCGTGCTGTCGGGGCGCGAGGCGTGCTCAGCCGGGAAATGGCGTGAAATGGCGATGGCCGAGATTGCCGATTGTCATACCAGTGGCAAACTTCCGATCATCACCGGGGGTACGGGCATGTATCTGAATGCCCTGACCGAGGGGATCGCACCGATCCCCGATATCCCGACGCGGATTCGCGATCAGGTCACAAACGAGCTTGAAGAACTTGGCCACACGGCGTTTTTTGCCAAACTTCAGGCCGAAGACCCTGAAACCGCCGCCAACCTTGATGGCAGCAATACCCAGCGGCTGATTCGCGCCGCCGAGGTTTTTGCCCATACCGGCCGCGGACTGGCAAGCTGGCACACGGAACCGGTGATCACCCCGCCCGAAAACATGAAATTCAAGAAACTTTGTTACATGCCGCCGCGCGACATTTTGTATGACCGCTGCAACCGGCGTTTTGATCTGATGATCGAACAGGGTGCGATTGACGAGGTCAAAGGGCTGCTTGCCTTGGAATTGCCTGAAACAGCGCCGGTTATGAAGGCTGTCGGCGTGCGCGAGATTGCAGCTTACCTTGCCGGGGAGATTGATCTGGCCACCGCCAAAGAGAAATCACAGCGCGAAACCAGACGCTATGCAAAGCGGCAATTAACCTGGTTCAGGCATCAAATGTTAGCCAAGGAAATCATCGACGCGCAATATTCGGAAAGTTTGGCGGCAAAAATGCGTCATGATGTTAACCAATTTCTGTTGACCACGCCAAAGTGA
- a CDS encoding acetolactate synthase 3 large subunit, which translates to MAERILSGSEVVLQALADQGVEVVFGYPGGAVLPLYDEIFKQNRIRHVLVRHEQAAVHAAEGYARSTGKVGVVLVTSGPGATNAVTGLTDALMDSIPVVCLTGQVPTHLIGNDAFQEADTTGITRPCTKHNYLVKNPDRLARTMHEAFHVASSGRPGPVVIDLPKDILVGKAPYLEPAQVQHRTYNPVVKGERSQIEEAMEMLASAKKPILYCGGGVINSGMQACKLLTEFTRMTGAPITLTLMGLGAYPASDKQYLGMLGMHGTYEANMSMHDCDVMVAIGARFDDRVTGNLDFFAPNSQKIQVDIDQSSINKNVPVDIGIVGDVGHVLEDMIKIWKAKQYKIEANALDGWWKEIEGWRSKHCLSYKQPTDVIKPQHVIRRVHALTRDRKTYITTDVGQHQMWAAQHFGFEHPYEWMTSGGLGTMGYGMPAALGVQVAHPDATVVCFTGDASIMMNIQECATMTQYRLPIKTVILNNRYMGMVRQWQQLLHGSRYSESYSESLPDFVKLSEAFGFTGMTCNNPADLDDAIKKMLEIDGPVILDVAVDDKENCYPMIPSGKPHNEMLLGQETNGDEAIDSDEGMVLV; encoded by the coding sequence ATGGCAGAACGTATTTTAAGCGGTTCGGAAGTAGTGTTGCAGGCCCTTGCTGATCAGGGTGTGGAAGTCGTGTTCGGCTATCCTGGCGGCGCTGTCCTACCGCTATATGACGAGATATTTAAACAGAACCGGATTCGTCACGTTCTCGTGCGCCATGAGCAGGCTGCTGTCCACGCTGCTGAAGGTTACGCCCGCTCGACCGGCAAGGTCGGCGTTGTGCTGGTGACCTCGGGGCCGGGTGCGACAAACGCCGTTACGGGCCTTACCGACGCGTTGATGGATTCCATTCCAGTTGTCTGCCTGACAGGTCAGGTCCCGACCCATCTGATCGGGAATGATGCCTTCCAGGAAGCCGACACCACCGGCATTACCCGCCCGTGCACCAAGCATAACTATCTGGTGAAAAATCCGGATCGTCTGGCGCGCACGATGCACGAAGCCTTCCACGTCGCCTCAAGCGGCCGTCCGGGCCCGGTCGTTATCGACCTTCCCAAGGACATTCTGGTTGGCAAGGCACCGTATCTGGAGCCGGCACAGGTTCAGCACCGCACCTATAACCCGGTGGTCAAGGGCGAACGCAGCCAGATCGAAGAAGCCATGGAAATGCTGGCATCGGCGAAAAAGCCGATCCTGTATTGCGGCGGCGGCGTGATCAATTCCGGCATGCAGGCCTGCAAGCTTCTGACCGAGTTCACCCGCATGACCGGTGCGCCGATCACGCTGACCCTGATGGGTCTGGGGGCTTATCCGGCATCCGACAAACAGTATCTCGGCATGCTGGGCATGCACGGCACCTACGAAGCAAACATGTCGATGCATGATTGCGATGTCATGGTCGCCATCGGTGCACGTTTCGATGACCGTGTCACCGGCAACCTCGATTTCTTTGCGCCGAACTCGCAGAAAATCCAGGTCGACATTGACCAGAGCTCGATCAACAAAAACGTTCCGGTCGATATCGGGATCGTTGGCGATGTTGGCCATGTTCTTGAAGACATGATCAAGATCTGGAAAGCCAAGCAGTACAAGATCGAAGCCAACGCACTTGATGGCTGGTGGAAAGAAATTGAAGGCTGGCGCAGCAAACACTGCCTTTCCTACAAACAGCCGACCGACGTTATCAAGCCGCAGCACGTTATCCGCCGTGTTCATGCGCTGACCCGTGATCGCAAGACATACATCACCACTGACGTTGGCCAGCACCAGATGTGGGCAGCCCAGCATTTCGGGTTCGAACATCCTTATGAATGGATGACATCTGGTGGTCTGGGTACCATGGGCTATGGCATGCCAGCTGCCCTTGGCGTTCAGGTCGCCCATCCGGATGCGACCGTGGTGTGCTTTACCGGTGATGCGTCGATTATGATGAATATTCAGGAATGCGCGACGATGACGCAGTATCGTCTGCCGATCAAAACTGTGATCCTGAACAACCGTTATATGGGCATGGTCCGTCAGTGGCAGCAGCTTCTACACGGGTCGCGCTATTCCGAAAGCTATAGCGAAAGCCTGCCCGACTTCGTCAAACTGTCCGAAGCCTTTGGCTTCACCGGCATGACCTGCAATAACCCGGCGGATCTTGATGATGCCATCAAGAAGATGCTGGAAATTGATGGTCCGGTGATTTTGGATGTCGCTGTCGATGATAAGGAAAACTGCTATCCGATGATTCCGTCGGGCAAGCCGCACAATGAAATGCTGCTTGGGCAGGAAACCAACGGCGACGAAGCCATTGATTCCGACGAAGGGATGGTTCTGGTCTGA